The Thalassotalea sp. 273M-4 genome includes a region encoding these proteins:
- the lnt gene encoding apolipoprotein N-acyltransferase — protein MQESAMQTTKPSNKAHAVIALLFRYLPSFVAGGLMVFAFAPFSIWPLTLLCVSFWLTQLRNQPPKHVFYQGLVFGFGWFSVGISWVHVSIAQFGGMPLIISLLLMALLCLYLALYPALAAWCSAKFTRQQQINLYYLPFFWLLAEYCRAHFLTGFPWLSLGYSQIDSPLSALAPIVGETGITFCLMLLCVSSVNILYRRHILANTLVIATIALSVLVAGAQTFTHDRQQTVSVALVQGNIKQELRWDEEQEQRIIDLYVEMTTDLYTDHQLIIWPEAAIPRLEPLAQDTLMMLDQKAVDNNSSLITGVINFDIHSKSFFNRLLVLGKKHPDDISGDYYYRNANHYDKHHLLPIGEFVPFEDLLRPIAPLFNLPMSSFSRGDFSQTNIMANGLHIAPLICFEIAFPKQLAANINEQTDVLLTVSNDAWFGDSHGPHQHLEIARMRALEFGLPMLRATNNGLTALIDHKGEISADIAQFEQAILSNNISLVTSHTPYRHYANYLYKVILALFLFGLFSKFIYFKYRANANV, from the coding sequence ATGCAAGAAAGCGCAATGCAAACCACTAAGCCTAGCAACAAAGCTCATGCTGTTATAGCCCTTTTATTTCGCTATCTGCCAAGTTTTGTTGCTGGTGGCTTAATGGTTTTCGCGTTTGCACCATTTTCGATTTGGCCACTGACCTTACTGTGTGTATCCTTTTGGCTAACTCAACTTCGCAACCAACCCCCTAAGCACGTTTTTTACCAAGGCTTAGTTTTTGGTTTTGGCTGGTTTAGTGTTGGCATTAGTTGGGTTCACGTTAGTATTGCCCAATTTGGCGGCATGCCATTAATCATCTCGTTATTATTAATGGCGTTGCTTTGTCTTTATTTAGCGCTATATCCCGCATTGGCGGCTTGGTGTAGTGCGAAATTTACAAGGCAACAGCAAATAAACCTCTATTATTTACCCTTTTTCTGGTTGTTAGCAGAGTACTGTCGTGCCCATTTTTTAACGGGATTTCCTTGGCTATCCCTAGGTTACAGCCAAATTGACTCCCCCCTATCAGCTCTTGCCCCTATTGTGGGTGAAACCGGCATTACCTTTTGTTTGATGCTGCTTTGTGTCAGCTCTGTCAACATCCTCTATCGTCGCCATATATTGGCCAATACGCTGGTGATCGCAACCATTGCATTGTCAGTCTTGGTTGCAGGCGCACAAACCTTTACCCATGATAGACAGCAAACAGTAAGTGTCGCTTTGGTGCAAGGTAATATCAAACAAGAACTTCGCTGGGATGAAGAGCAAGAACAACGTATTATCGATTTGTATGTCGAGATGACAACCGACTTGTACACTGATCACCAGTTAATTATTTGGCCGGAGGCGGCGATTCCAAGGCTGGAACCTCTCGCTCAAGATACCTTGATGATGTTGGATCAAAAAGCGGTAGATAACAACAGTAGCTTAATTACTGGGGTGATTAATTTTGATATTCATTCAAAGAGCTTTTTTAATCGGTTATTAGTGCTTGGTAAAAAGCACCCTGACGATATTAGCGGCGATTATTATTATCGCAATGCTAATCATTATGACAAACACCATTTGCTGCCCATTGGTGAGTTTGTACCGTTTGAAGATCTGCTCAGACCCATTGCACCATTATTTAATTTACCGATGTCGTCGTTCAGTCGAGGCGATTTTAGTCAAACCAATATTATGGCCAATGGCTTACATATTGCGCCCCTGATTTGCTTTGAAATAGCGTTCCCAAAACAATTGGCGGCTAACATAAACGAACAAACAGATGTGTTATTAACCGTGAGTAATGACGCATGGTTTGGTGATTCACACGGGCCTCATCAACATTTAGAAATAGCCCGCATGCGCGCCCTTGAGTTTGGCTTGCCAATGTTAAGAGCGACCAACAATGGCTTAACCGCACTTATTGACCACAAAGGTGAGATTAGCGCCGACATCGCTCAGTTTGAACAAGCAATTTTATCGAATAACATATCTTTAGTAACGAGCCATACCCCTTATCGTCACTACGCCAATTACTTGTACAAAGTCATCTTGGCCCTGTTCTTATTCGGCTTGTTCAGCAAATTTATCTACTTTAAGTACCGCGCGAACGCCAATGTATAA
- a CDS encoding HlyC/CorC family transporter, with protein sequence MSDDNSQSSIGSSRSILDKIAQVFAGEPKNKEELVEVLNDAEDRDLIKSSTKLMLEGVLEVSDMRVRDIMIPRSHMVTIDVDQTVEEFLPIVLESAHSRFPVINDSIDDIEGVLLAKDLLAHGFNKSSKDFNLRDILRPAIIVPESKKVEPLLKEFRQQRYHMAVVVDEYGGVSGLVTIEDILELIVGEIEDEHDDMLEREIRPLCSNVYQVKALTNIEDFEQYFNCAFDDNAADTIGGMLVHKFGHVPQRGESIRVNDFDFKVVLSDRRRIQQLQVTVPKEHEVNGKLATER encoded by the coding sequence ATGAGCGATGACAATTCCCAATCTAGCATCGGTTCTTCTAGGTCAATTTTAGACAAAATTGCGCAAGTATTTGCCGGAGAACCGAAAAACAAAGAAGAACTGGTTGAAGTATTAAACGATGCTGAAGACCGTGATTTAATAAAATCCTCAACGAAATTAATGCTTGAAGGTGTGCTGGAAGTATCTGATATGCGTGTACGCGATATCATGATCCCACGCTCACATATGGTCACGATTGATGTGGACCAAACTGTTGAGGAGTTTTTACCAATCGTATTGGAATCTGCCCACTCTCGTTTTCCTGTGATCAATGACAGTATTGATGACATTGAGGGGGTATTATTAGCAAAAGATTTGCTGGCACATGGCTTTAACAAAAGCAGCAAAGATTTCAATTTAAGAGATATTCTTCGCCCTGCGATTATTGTCCCTGAGAGCAAAAAGGTGGAACCTTTATTAAAAGAGTTTCGCCAACAGCGTTACCACATGGCCGTCGTCGTTGATGAATACGGTGGTGTGTCTGGCTTGGTTACCATTGAAGACATTCTAGAATTGATTGTTGGTGAAATCGAAGATGAGCATGACGATATGCTCGAGCGCGAAATTCGCCCATTATGTTCTAACGTATACCAAGTAAAAGCGTTAACCAACATCGAAGACTTTGAACAGTATTTTAACTGTGCGTTTGACGATAACGCTGCTGATACCATCGGCGGTATGCTGGTGCACAAATTTGGTCATGTACCACAACGCGGTGAAAGCATTCGGGTTAATGATTTTGACTTTAAAGTGGTATTATCTGACCGACGTCGAATTCAGCAACTGCAAGTTACCGTCCCTAAAGAACATGAGGTTAATGGTAAATTAGCCACTGAAAGATAA
- the ybeY gene encoding rRNA maturation RNase YbeY, with amino-acid sequence MIDNTFNIYVDIQRASEHPKLPSDQQIQTWVDLVLGKYARDFELTVRLVDREESQQLNHQYRHKDKPTNVLSFPFEVPEGIEMELLGDLVICAEVVETEAKNQNKPLNNHWAHMIVHGCLHLLGYDHIRDDEAVEMEAIEVALLEQIGIPDPYQDSTND; translated from the coding sequence ATGATAGATAACACATTTAATATTTATGTTGATATTCAACGTGCATCTGAGCACCCAAAGTTACCAAGTGACCAACAAATTCAGACATGGGTAGACTTGGTGTTAGGTAAATATGCACGAGATTTTGAATTAACCGTACGCTTAGTTGATCGTGAAGAATCACAGCAATTAAACCATCAATATCGACATAAAGATAAACCAACGAATGTGTTATCTTTTCCATTTGAAGTGCCAGAAGGCATTGAAATGGAATTGTTAGGCGACCTTGTTATTTGTGCCGAGGTCGTTGAAACAGAAGCAAAAAATCAAAATAAGCCCTTAAATAACCATTGGGCGCATATGATCGTACACGGATGCTTGCATTTGTTAGGTTATGATCATATAAGAGATGATGAAGCGGTAGAAATGGAAGCCATTGAAGTGGCTTTACTTGAACAAATAGGGATCCCAGATCCTTATCAAGACTCTACCAATGATTAA
- a CDS encoding PhoH family protein yields the protein MTQSKNSHQVTLEPLDNNRLASLCGPLDDNLRKIESRLGVEISYRGNVFKVLGNEPHCIAASQVLTNLYVETAPVKGKIGQVSPEHIHLAIIDAKVLDQSSDVDKEYEKMVTIKTKRGIIKPRNDNQASYVQQVLSNDITFGVGVAGTGKTYLAVACAVDALERQEVRRILLTRPAVEAGEKLGFLPGDLSQKVDPYLRPLYDALFEMLGFEKVEKLIERNVIEVAPLAYMRGRTLNDAFIILDESQNTTVEQMKMFLTRIGFNSKAVITGDITQVDLPKGQRSGLRHAIEVLQDIKGISFNFFQAKDVVRHQVVARIVEAYERYDNNHS from the coding sequence TTGACCCAATCTAAAAACAGCCACCAGGTAACTCTGGAGCCACTTGATAACAACCGCCTGGCCAGTTTATGCGGCCCTTTAGATGACAACTTACGAAAAATAGAAAGTCGCTTAGGTGTCGAGATCAGTTACCGAGGCAATGTTTTTAAAGTTTTGGGCAATGAACCTCATTGTATTGCCGCTTCGCAAGTTTTAACCAACTTGTACGTCGAAACCGCTCCGGTTAAAGGTAAAATTGGTCAAGTAAGTCCAGAGCACATACATCTGGCCATTATCGACGCAAAAGTGCTCGATCAGTCTAGCGATGTCGATAAAGAATATGAGAAAATGGTCACCATTAAGACCAAACGAGGCATTATTAAACCTCGAAACGATAACCAAGCATCGTATGTACAGCAGGTCTTAAGTAACGACATTACCTTTGGCGTCGGTGTTGCGGGTACTGGTAAAACCTATTTAGCGGTTGCTTGTGCTGTAGATGCATTAGAACGACAAGAAGTTCGACGTATTTTATTAACTCGTCCAGCCGTTGAAGCGGGCGAAAAACTGGGCTTTTTACCGGGAGACTTATCACAAAAAGTTGACCCGTACTTACGTCCTCTATACGATGCATTATTTGAAATGCTGGGCTTTGAAAAAGTCGAAAAGCTTATTGAACGTAATGTTATCGAAGTTGCGCCACTTGCTTATATGCGTGGTCGAACTTTAAACGATGCCTTTATTATCTTAGATGAGAGTCAAAACACCACCGTGGAACAAATGAAAATGTTCCTAACTCGAATTGGTTTTAACTCAAAAGCTGTGATCACCGGCGACATCACTCAAGTTGATTTACCAAAAGGACAGCGCTCTGGCTTACGCCATGCGATTGAAGTATTACAAGACATTAAAGGCATAAGCTTTAATTTCTTTCAGGCCAAAGATGTTGTGCGCCATCAGGTGGTTGCTCGCATCGTTGAAGCGTATGAACGCTATGACAACAATCACAGCTAA
- the miaB gene encoding tRNA (N6-isopentenyl adenosine(37)-C2)-methylthiotransferase MiaB, with protein sequence MSKKLYIKTWGCQMNEYDSQKMADLLDSTHGFIEVKEPEEADVLLLNTCSIREKAQEKVFHQLGRWKTMKNTKPDLIIGVGGCVASQEGDAIRQRAPFVDIVFGPQTLHRLPEMINQVSSEHNSVVDVSFPEIEKFDRLPEPKAEGPTAFVSIMEGCSKYCTFCVVPYTRGEEVSRPLDDVLYEIAQLAEQGVREVNLLGQNVNAYRGATHDGDICRFSDLLRMVATIDGIDRIRYTTSHPVEFTQDIIDAYNDVPELVDHLHLPVQSGSDRILTMMKRNHTAIEYKSKIRALKKVRPNLCMSSDFIVGYPGETDQDFEDTMNLIRAIDFDISFSFIYSARPGTPAADAIDDVSDETKKQRLQILQDRINTQALTIARRMLGTEQRILVEGPSKKDPMELRGRTENNRIVNFQAPHTVIGKFVDVKITDVFSNSLRGELVRTEDEMGLRIAHSPADILANQHHQKSGKQTDDLGVGTYTP encoded by the coding sequence ATGAGCAAAAAGCTTTATATTAAAACTTGGGGCTGTCAAATGAACGAGTATGACTCGCAGAAAATGGCAGATTTATTGGATTCTACGCACGGCTTTATTGAGGTTAAAGAACCTGAGGAAGCAGATGTGTTGTTACTCAATACCTGCTCTATTCGTGAAAAAGCTCAAGAGAAAGTATTCCATCAGCTAGGCCGTTGGAAAACGATGAAAAACACCAAACCAGATTTGATCATCGGGGTTGGTGGCTGTGTGGCATCACAAGAAGGTGATGCTATTCGTCAGCGCGCACCATTTGTTGACATCGTATTCGGCCCTCAAACATTGCACCGTTTGCCGGAAATGATTAATCAGGTTAGCAGTGAGCATAATTCAGTGGTTGATGTGAGTTTTCCTGAAATTGAAAAATTTGACCGTTTGCCTGAGCCAAAAGCTGAAGGCCCAACGGCATTCGTTTCGATTATGGAAGGATGCAGTAAATATTGTACCTTCTGTGTTGTGCCTTATACTCGTGGTGAGGAAGTGAGTCGTCCGCTTGATGACGTGCTATACGAAATTGCACAATTAGCAGAACAAGGCGTACGCGAAGTAAACTTATTAGGCCAAAACGTCAATGCCTACCGCGGTGCAACGCACGATGGTGACATTTGTCGTTTCTCTGATTTATTGCGCATGGTAGCGACCATTGATGGTATTGACCGTATTCGTTATACCACATCGCATCCTGTTGAGTTTACGCAAGATATTATTGATGCCTATAATGATGTGCCTGAATTAGTTGACCACTTACACTTACCCGTACAAAGTGGTTCTGATCGCATCTTAACTATGATGAAACGAAACCATACGGCAATTGAGTACAAATCAAAGATTCGTGCATTGAAAAAAGTGCGTCCAAATTTATGTATGTCATCTGACTTTATTGTTGGTTACCCGGGTGAAACCGATCAAGACTTTGAAGATACTATGAACCTGATCAGAGCCATTGATTTTGATATCAGTTTCAGCTTTATCTACAGTGCTCGACCTGGTACCCCAGCTGCCGATGCAATTGATGACGTGTCGGATGAAACCAAGAAACAACGCTTGCAAATCTTACAAGACCGAATCAATACTCAGGCCTTGACCATTGCTCGTCGTATGTTAGGTACCGAACAGCGTATTTTAGTTGAAGGCCCATCAAAGAAAGATCCGATGGAATTACGCGGTCGTACTGAAAACAACCGTATTGTTAACTTCCAAGCACCACATACGGTTATTGGTAAGTTTGTTGACGTAAAGATTACCGATGTATTTAGTAATTCATTACGTGGTGAATTGGTTCGCACAGAAGACGAAATGGGCTTGCGTATTGCGCACTCGCCTGCCGATATTTTGGCAAACCAGCATCATCAAAAAAGTGGTAAGCAAACCGATGACCTTGGGGTTGGCACCTACACGCCATAA
- a CDS encoding FAD-dependent oxidoreductase: MSSVDCLIIGGGMVGATTAIALADLGLKVVLVEAKPAEPFSQEQPFDLRVSAISLGSIALLQQYQIWPQIKQWRSCEYKHLGVWEDEFAYAQFSSDEIDQPYLGHIVENRLLQLSAWQQLENRDNVELVCPAMLQSIEQDAHSITAILAERKITAKLLIGADGANSKVRQLANIGITGWDYQQSAMLINVKTESAQQDITWQQFRPTGPVAFLPMPGHHGSLVWYHQREHIKYLSSLSNTRLADEIMACFPEKLGPIEVLNKAPFSLTRRHANQYTKGRVVLLGDSAHTINPLAGQGVNLGFKDVKEFIDCINEAISEGVAFDSPQVLDTYERRRRKDNLLMMSAMDALYAGFSRDFGPLKLVRNLGLFVAHRSGLLKRKALAYACGVDRH; this comes from the coding sequence GTGAGTTCAGTTGATTGTTTAATTATTGGTGGTGGTATGGTTGGTGCAACAACGGCCATCGCATTAGCCGATTTAGGCTTAAAAGTGGTTTTGGTTGAAGCAAAGCCTGCCGAGCCATTTTCCCAAGAACAACCTTTTGACTTAAGAGTTTCTGCCATCTCTTTAGGATCTATCGCCTTATTACAGCAATACCAAATATGGCCACAAATAAAACAGTGGCGCAGTTGTGAATACAAACATCTGGGGGTGTGGGAAGATGAATTCGCTTATGCCCAATTTAGCAGTGATGAAATAGATCAGCCTTACTTAGGCCATATTGTTGAAAATCGATTGCTGCAATTATCGGCCTGGCAGCAATTAGAAAATAGAGACAATGTCGAACTTGTGTGCCCAGCTATGTTGCAAAGCATCGAGCAAGATGCACACAGCATTACAGCGATTCTAGCCGAGCGAAAAATTACGGCTAAATTGCTGATTGGCGCAGATGGTGCTAATTCAAAAGTAAGACAATTAGCCAATATTGGTATCACCGGCTGGGATTATCAACAAAGCGCGATGCTGATAAATGTTAAAACCGAGTCCGCGCAACAAGATATCACCTGGCAACAGTTTAGGCCAACGGGGCCGGTCGCATTTTTACCTATGCCAGGACATCATGGCTCGTTAGTTTGGTATCATCAACGCGAGCACATAAAATACTTATCGAGCCTATCAAATACTCGCTTAGCAGATGAGATCATGGCCTGTTTTCCAGAAAAACTTGGACCCATTGAAGTACTTAACAAAGCTCCGTTTTCGTTGACTCGACGACATGCTAATCAATATACCAAAGGGCGGGTTGTTTTATTGGGCGATAGTGCGCATACCATTAACCCCTTGGCCGGCCAAGGGGTTAACCTTGGTTTTAAAGATGTTAAAGAATTTATTGATTGCATTAATGAGGCGATAAGTGAAGGTGTTGCATTTGACTCGCCACAAGTACTTGATACCTATGAACGTCGCCGACGAAAAGATAATTTACTGATGATGAGTGCGATGGATGCACTTTATGCTGGCTTTAGTCGCGATTTTGGCCCACTGAAATTGGTGCGAAATCTTGGTTTATTTGTCGCTCATCGAAGTGGACTGTTAAAAAGAAAGGCGCTAGCTTACGCGTGTGGTGTTGATCGCCATTAA